The following proteins are encoded in a genomic region of Alnus glutinosa chromosome 8, dhAlnGlut1.1, whole genome shotgun sequence:
- the LOC133875276 gene encoding probable amino acid permease 7 isoform X1 encodes MGIEEEEDRQAPLLSSSSSPDDHPEEPLKRTGTEWTAIAHVITGVIGAGVLSLSWSVAQLGWIAGPLLMIAFAAVTIVSTNLLCDCYRYPDPEHGPRRIKSYIEAVKLYLGEKSQKACGIIVNESLYGTGIAYIITSASSIRAIQRSNCYHREGHQAACTYGDTFYMLLFGLIQIVMSQIPDFHNMEWLSIVAAIMSFTYSFIGFGLGLAKVIENGEIMGSLSGVPAANVADKLWLAFQALGDIAFAYPYSIIVLEIQDTLRSPPPENKTMKKASMAAIFITTFFYLCCGCFGYAAFGNATPGNLLTGFGFYEPYWLIDLANACIVLHLVGGYQIYCQPVFAFAERWFTKKFPNSGFVNNFYPIKLPLLPGFKLSLLRLCFRTAYVISTTVIAILFPYFNQVLGLLGALNFWPLTIYFPVEMYFVQKKIGAWTKEWIILRTFSFICFLVTVVGLIGSLEGLISAKLS; translated from the exons ATgggtattgaagaagaagaagatcggcaAGCACCCTTACTAAGTAGCTCTTCATCACCTGATGATCATCCAGAAGAGCCTCTCAAAAGAACTG GGACCGAGTGGACGGCAATAGCACATGTAATAACAGGAGTGATTGGGGCAGGAGTTCTGTCTCTTTCTTGGAGCGTGGCTCAACTTGGGTGGATTGCAGGTCCATTGCTCATGATTGCGTTTGCAGCCGTAACCATTGTTTCCACAAACCTTTTGTGTGACTGCTATAGATACCCTGATCCTGAACATGGCCCCCGTAGAATCAAGTCCTATATAGAAGCTGTCAAGTTGTACTTAG GAGAGAAAAGCCAAAAGGCGTGCGGAATAATTGTGAATGAGAGCTTATATGGGACTGGAATTGCCTATATCATTACGTCTGCTAGCAGCATAAG AGCAATTCAGAGATCAAACTGTTATCACAGAGAAGGGCACCAAGCTGCATGTACATATGGGGATACTTTTTATATGCTGCTGTTTGGACTTATTCAGATCGTCATGTCACAGATTCCAGATTTCCATAACATGGAATGGCTTTCGATCGTTGCTGCAATCATGTCCTTTACCTACTCTTTTATCGGATTCGGACTTGGCCTTGCAAAAGTAATAG AAAATGGGGAGATTATGGGGAGCCTTTCAGGAGTCCCGGCTGCTAATGTTGCTGataaattatggttagcatttcAAGCACTTGGGGACATTGCATTCGCCTATCCATACTCAATTATTGTTCTTGAGATACAG GACACTTTGAGGTCCCCTCCTCCAGAAAACAAGACCATGAAGAAGGCCTCGATGGCTGCCATATTTATAACAACCTTCTTCTACCTCTGCTGTGGATGCTTTGGATATGCAGCCTTTGGGAATGCTACACCAGGAAACCTATTGACTGGATTTGGTTTCTATGAACCTTACTGGCTCATTGACCTTGCTAATGCTTGCATTGTTCTCCATTTGGTGGGAGGATATCAG ATATATTGTCAGCCAGTATTTGCATTTGCTGAAAGATGGTTTACCAAGAAATTTCCAAACAGTGGGTTTGTAAATAATTTCTACCCCATCAAACTCCCACTGTTGCCAGGATTCAAGTTGAGTCTTCTCAGGCTATGTTTCCGAACTGCATATGTCATATCAACCACTGTAATTGCAATCCTGTTCCCTTACTTCAACCAAGTCTTGGGACTGTTAGGAGCCTTGAACTTTTGGCCTTTGACCATATATTTCCCTGTGGAAATGTACTTTgtacaaaagaaaatagggGCTTGGACAAAGGAATGGATTATCCTTAGGACATTTAGCTTTATTTGCTTTCTTGTCACTGTTGTGGGTTTGATCGGCTCACTTGAAGGACTTATAAGCGCCAAGTTGAGCTGA
- the LOC133875276 gene encoding probable amino acid permease 7 isoform X2 has protein sequence MAVEHTFEVANASCDDDGHPKRTGTLWSCVAHIITAVIGAGVLSLAWSTSQLGWIAGPVSLLCFAIITYISAFLLSDCYRSPDSITGTRNYSYMDAVRVNLGRKHTWFCAFLQYFSLYGVDIAYVITTATSMRAIQRSNCYHREGHQAACTYGDTFYMLLFGLIQIVMSQIPDFHNMEWLSIVAAIMSFTYSFIGFGLGLAKVIENGEIMGSLSGVPAANVADKLWLAFQALGDIAFAYPYSIIVLEIQDTLRSPPPENKTMKKASMAAIFITTFFYLCCGCFGYAAFGNATPGNLLTGFGFYEPYWLIDLANACIVLHLVGGYQIYCQPVFAFAERWFTKKFPNSGFVNNFYPIKLPLLPGFKLSLLRLCFRTAYVISTTVIAILFPYFNQVLGLLGALNFWPLTIYFPVEMYFVQKKIGAWTKEWIILRTFSFICFLVTVVGLIGSLEGLISAKLS, from the exons ATGGCTGTCGAACACACTTTCGAAGTAGCTAATGCTTCCTGTGATGACGATGGGCATCCGAAAAGAACTG GAACCTTATGGAGTTGCGTCGCTCATATCATTACGGCTGTTATTGGAGCTGGAGTTCTGTCTCTGGCATGGAGTACTTCACAGTTAGGATGGATAGCAGGGCCAGTTTCCTTGCTCTGTTTCGCAATTATCACCTATATTTCTGCATTCCTCCTTTCCGATTGTTACAGGTCTCCTGACTCCATAACCGGAACACGAAACTACTCTTACATGGATGCTGTTAGAGTGAATCTTG GAAGAAAACATACGTGGTTTTGTGCTTTCCTTCAATATTTCAGCTTATATGGGGTTGATATTGCTTATGTAATCACTACGGCAACCAGTATGAG AGCAATTCAGAGATCAAACTGTTATCACAGAGAAGGGCACCAAGCTGCATGTACATATGGGGATACTTTTTATATGCTGCTGTTTGGACTTATTCAGATCGTCATGTCACAGATTCCAGATTTCCATAACATGGAATGGCTTTCGATCGTTGCTGCAATCATGTCCTTTACCTACTCTTTTATCGGATTCGGACTTGGCCTTGCAAAAGTAATAG AAAATGGGGAGATTATGGGGAGCCTTTCAGGAGTCCCGGCTGCTAATGTTGCTGataaattatggttagcatttcAAGCACTTGGGGACATTGCATTCGCCTATCCATACTCAATTATTGTTCTTGAGATACAG GACACTTTGAGGTCCCCTCCTCCAGAAAACAAGACCATGAAGAAGGCCTCGATGGCTGCCATATTTATAACAACCTTCTTCTACCTCTGCTGTGGATGCTTTGGATATGCAGCCTTTGGGAATGCTACACCAGGAAACCTATTGACTGGATTTGGTTTCTATGAACCTTACTGGCTCATTGACCTTGCTAATGCTTGCATTGTTCTCCATTTGGTGGGAGGATATCAG ATATATTGTCAGCCAGTATTTGCATTTGCTGAAAGATGGTTTACCAAGAAATTTCCAAACAGTGGGTTTGTAAATAATTTCTACCCCATCAAACTCCCACTGTTGCCAGGATTCAAGTTGAGTCTTCTCAGGCTATGTTTCCGAACTGCATATGTCATATCAACCACTGTAATTGCAATCCTGTTCCCTTACTTCAACCAAGTCTTGGGACTGTTAGGAGCCTTGAACTTTTGGCCTTTGACCATATATTTCCCTGTGGAAATGTACTTTgtacaaaagaaaatagggGCTTGGACAAAGGAATGGATTATCCTTAGGACATTTAGCTTTATTTGCTTTCTTGTCACTGTTGTGGGTTTGATCGGCTCACTTGAAGGACTTATAAGCGCCAAGTTGAGCTGA